The sequence ACAGCACCAAAACCGTGTCGCCCGCCTCAAGAAACACCATTTCGCCCTGGGTGGGCGTCAGGCTGTTTTGAAAGTAAGCGGCAATCTTAATGAAGGCAGCTTTAATTTCGTCTTTACCGCGGGCAATCATGTCGCCCTTCACCACCAGCACCGCGTCGTCTGTATAGTGAGCCATCAGGCCGTCAAAATCTTCACGCCTAATCGCCTCATCGCACGCCTTTATCAAGTCTCTTATTGCCTGCATCCTGCTGTCCTTTAACTGTTTTAAGGGCCATAAAAAAACCGAACCGCAAAGCCTGCCGTTCGGTTACGCTTGAGCACGATCTAGACTAACAAAAAAATCAGTGCGCGGCCATTATTCTGGCCGTTTTTTGGGTAGCCAAGCCCAGCACATCGTGGCCTCTATCGGCACTTCACCACGCTCATCGGTGACGATGCAGGGCACGATAAAATCGCCCTTGTCTTCATTAACCAAACGCGCGGCCATGTCCTCAGGCAAGGTCGCCACGGCCTTCATGTCGCCAACGGAGCGTTTGGTGTAGTGGATAGTCATACTTTTAAGCAACATCAGCTTGTCGTCAGGGGTATTCATGCCCACCACAAAACCTGTAGCGGTTTCGGCCAATAAAGCCATTGCGGTCGCGTGCACGCCCTTAATGTGGTTTTGGACTTTACGTTGATTTTTGACCCGTACAATCACCCGCTCTTGGCTGACTTCATCAAACGCTAAGCCCGCCGTGCTTAAAAAAGGCACCACCCGCCCTAAGGCGATGGTTTTGGCACGATTGCCTAATCCCGCTGGCCATCGGTCTAACTTTGCCATCATGGCCGACATTCTGTTTTTTATGCGCATATTTCTTCCTTGTTGACGTTAACGCAGCGCCCAATTTAAGTTATGATGAGCTTCTTTTATCTGCTTTGGCTTAAAATGTGATGAACACGCTCAAATTCACCAAAATGCATGGACTAGGTAATGATTTTATGGTGGTTGATGGGATTACTCAATCTTTTAAACCGAGTAAAACCTCTATAAAACAATGGGCTGACCGTCACTTTGGCATTGGCTTTGATCAACTGCTGCTGATCGAAACGCCAGCCTCGCCAGACAACGATTTTAAATACCGAATTTTTAACGCCGACGGCTCTGAAGTCGAGCAGTGCGGCAACGGCGCACGCTGTTTTTTTCGCTTTGTCATCGACAAAGGCCTGACCACCAAAACACAGTTACGCATCGAAACCAAAAAAGGAGTGATTGAGCCACGCCTCGAGCCTAATGGCTTAATTACCGTCGACATGGGCCAGCCTAGGCTCAGCGCCCAAGAGATTCCCTTTGTACAGTCAGCAGCAGAACCGACCGATGCCCTACAGCATCGCCTAAGCCTGACCGACGACAGCATTAATATCAGCACCGTCAACATGGGCAATCCCCATGCCGTGCTGTTGGTCGATGATGTCGACGCCGCACCGGTGGCGCTTATGGGCGCCGAAATTGAGCGTCATCCGCAGTTTCCAGAACGGGTTAACGTGGGCTTTATGCAGCTTGTAGATGCCGACACCATTCGCCTACGCGTGTTCGAGCGCGGCGTTGGCGAAACCCTCGCCTGCGGCACCGGCGCCTGCGCTGCCGTGGTAGCAGGCATCCGCCTAGGCTTATTAAACCACACCGTTTTGGTCCACCTACCTGGCGGCGACCTGCGCATCAGCTGGGCCCCAGGCCAGGCGGTGATGATGACGGGGCCAGCCCAAACCGTTTTTGAAGGGGAGTTAGTGATTCATGAATGAAGCCAGCCTATTGGATTTTTTAAAAAATCATCCTGAGTTTTTATTGACCCACGCCAAGATACTCGGCATTCAGCCCAATAATGACAAGATCACGGCCTTTGCCGAGGTCAAACTACAGGCCAATGAAATCCGTACCCAGCGCATGGAACAACACCTGAATGACGTCATCGACAATGCGCGCCACAATCAGGCTCTGATCGAAACGCTATTCAATCTTGACCATGCTCTAATTGGCGCCACAAGCCTAGCAGACATCACCACGGCCTTGACCAAGGCCATGACCGAAGGCTTTGATTTGCCCTACTATGTACTGAAGCTCGTACAGCCTGCACACAGCATCCAGCCGACTTTACCGGCAGCGCTACTGCTCAATGAAGGCGGCAAAGCTTACGAAAAGCTTAACCAGCTCAAGCGCAGCGTTTGCGATCAGTATTTGGCCGACGATGTTTTGGCTTGGCTACCGCCTTCAGCCACCACATTACAAAGCTTTTTAAAAGTACCGCTGCTCACGCCCGAACAAGGCTTTATGGGGGTATTAATCGTGGCCAGCCCTAACCCTCAGCATTTTGGCCCAGAGCAAGATACCCACTACATGGATCATCTGGCCCAAAACCTAGGCGCCGCCCTTAACCGTCTTTTCACCGTACGGACTGCATGAACATTAATCTGATCGTGGCGGCGCTCTTTGCCGCCCTCTTTGTGTGGCAATGCGCCCAATACCGCGAAACCAAGTGGCTATTGGCCAGCCTAATTTTATGGCTAGGCTTCACCTTCAACCTCAGCAGCACCCTGCCCTCGGTGTATACCTTCAGCAATGCGCTGTATCACAGCCACGTGGCCATTTTTATTGGCAGTTTGATTTATTTCATCAATCAAGTGCGCTGGGACAAAAAAAATCGGCTGATCCGCTTTAATCCAGCCAGCGGGCCATTTTTGCCTTATTTGGCCATGGCCTTAGTCTTCATGCACCTTGGCTTCGCCGCCTTATCCGCTTGGGTGTGGTGGCTGTACCCAGCGGGCCTGACCTATTTTGCGG comes from Neisseriaceae bacterium CLB008 and encodes:
- a CDS encoding SgcJ/EcaC family oxidoreductase gives rise to the protein MQAIRDLIKACDEAIRREDFDGLMAHYTDDAVLVVKGDMIARGKDEIKAAFIKIAAYFQNSLTPTQGEMVFLEAGDTVLVLSQTFLDSEKDEQAYSMDRRATYVFTRSADGRWLCAIDNSYGTDLIGMSE
- a CDS encoding DUF484 family protein — its product is MNEASLLDFLKNHPEFLLTHAKILGIQPNNDKITAFAEVKLQANEIRTQRMEQHLNDVIDNARHNQALIETLFNLDHALIGATSLADITTALTKAMTEGFDLPYYVLKLVQPAHSIQPTLPAALLLNEGGKAYEKLNQLKRSVCDQYLADDVLAWLPPSATTLQSFLKVPLLTPEQGFMGVLIVASPNPQHFGPEQDTHYMDHLAQNLGAALNRLFTVRTA
- the dapF gene encoding diaminopimelate epimerase, translating into MNTLKFTKMHGLGNDFMVVDGITQSFKPSKTSIKQWADRHFGIGFDQLLLIETPASPDNDFKYRIFNADGSEVEQCGNGARCFFRFVIDKGLTTKTQLRIETKKGVIEPRLEPNGLITVDMGQPRLSAQEIPFVQSAAEPTDALQHRLSLTDDSINISTVNMGNPHAVLLVDDVDAAPVALMGAEIERHPQFPERVNVGFMQLVDADTIRLRVFERGVGETLACGTGACAAVVAGIRLGLLNHTVLVHLPGGDLRISWAPGQAVMMTGPAQTVFEGELVIHE
- a CDS encoding DUF4442 domain-containing protein is translated as MRIKNRMSAMMAKLDRWPAGLGNRAKTIALGRVVPFLSTAGLAFDEVSQERVIVRVKNQRKVQNHIKGVHATAMALLAETATGFVVGMNTPDDKLMLLKSMTIHYTKRSVGDMKAVATLPEDMAARLVNEDKGDFIVPCIVTDERGEVPIEATMCWAWLPKKRPE